A genome region from Thalassococcus arenae includes the following:
- a CDS encoding arginine/lysine/ornithine decarboxylase, whose product MKFRFPIVIIDEDFRSDNSSGLGIRAVAEAIEREGFEVLGTTSYGDLSQFAQQQSRASAFVLSIDDEEFTPGPDLDPAVVNLRNFIEEVRWKNADVPIYIYGETKTSRHLPNDILRELHGFIHTYEDTPEFVAKHIVREAKSYLEGIQPPFFKALLDYAEDGSYSWHCPGHSGGVAFLKSPIGQMYHQFYGENMLRADVCNSVEELGQLLDHNGAIGASERNAARIFNADHCFFVTNGTSTSNKMVWHHTVAPGDVVVVDRNCHKSILHSIIMTGAIPVFLKPTRNHFGIIGPIPRAEFEIEAIRKKIRENPLLSHVDADSVKPRILTLTQSTYDGVLYNTEVIKEVLDGYVENLHFDEAWLPHAAFHPFYGTYHAMGRKRGRPAHSVTYATQSIHKLLAGISQASHVLVQDSQDTKLDRHLFNEAYLMHTSTSPQYSIIASCDVAAAMMEPPGGTALVEESIMESLDFRRAMQKVDAEYGNDWWFQVWGPDAPEEEGIGRTKQWVLRRTDADGVQQADGEDSWHGFGDMAPGFNMLDPIKATIITPGLNIDGRFEEEGIPASIVTKYLAEHGVVVEKTGLYSFFIMFTIGITKGRWNTLLTELQQFKDDYAKNQPMWRAMPEFCAKHPRYEQMGLRDLCQHVHALYSKYDVAILSTEMYLSELTPAMKPSDAFACIAARKTQRVPIDDLEGRITTSLVTPYPPGIPLLIPGEVFNRRIVDYLRFNRTFARECPGFETDIHGLVQETDEHGNVQFFADCVAETAT is encoded by the coding sequence ATGAAATTTCGCTTTCCGATCGTCATCATCGACGAGGACTTCCGCTCCGACAACTCCTCGGGCCTGGGCATCCGCGCGGTGGCCGAGGCGATCGAGCGGGAAGGGTTCGAGGTTCTGGGCACGACGAGCTATGGCGACCTGTCGCAATTCGCGCAGCAGCAATCGCGCGCCAGCGCCTTTGTCCTGTCGATCGACGACGAGGAATTCACCCCCGGCCCCGATCTGGACCCCGCCGTGGTCAATCTGCGCAATTTCATCGAGGAGGTGCGCTGGAAGAACGCCGATGTGCCGATCTACATCTACGGCGAGACCAAGACCAGCCGCCACCTGCCCAACGATATCCTGCGCGAGCTGCACGGCTTCATCCACACCTACGAGGACACCCCGGAATTCGTGGCCAAGCACATCGTTCGCGAAGCCAAGTCCTATCTCGAGGGCATTCAGCCGCCCTTTTTCAAGGCGCTGCTGGATTACGCCGAGGACGGTTCGTATTCCTGGCACTGCCCCGGCCATTCCGGCGGCGTGGCGTTCCTGAAAAGCCCGATCGGGCAGATGTATCACCAGTTCTACGGCGAGAACATGTTGCGCGCCGATGTCTGCAACTCGGTCGAGGAACTGGGCCAGTTGCTCGATCACAACGGTGCCATCGGCGCGTCGGAGCGCAATGCGGCGCGGATCTTCAACGCCGATCACTGCTTTTTCGTCACCAACGGCACCAGCACGTCGAACAAGATGGTCTGGCATCACACCGTGGCTCCGGGCGACGTGGTGGTCGTCGACCGCAACTGCCACAAGTCGATCCTGCATTCGATCATCATGACCGGCGCGATCCCGGTCTTTCTCAAACCGACGCGCAACCATTTCGGCATCATCGGCCCGATCCCGCGCGCGGAATTCGAGATCGAGGCGATCCGCAAGAAGATCCGCGAAAACCCCCTGCTGTCCCATGTCGACGCCGACAGCGTGAAGCCGCGCATCCTGACGCTGACGCAGTCGACCTATGACGGCGTGTTGTACAACACCGAGGTCATCAAGGAGGTGCTGGACGGCTATGTCGAGAACCTGCATTTCGACGAGGCCTGGCTGCCCCATGCCGCGTTCCATCCGTTCTATGGCACCTATCACGCGATGGGCCGCAAGCGCGGGCGCCCGGCCCATTCGGTGACCTATGCCACGCAGTCGATCCACAAGCTGCTGGCGGGGATTTCGCAGGCCAGCCACGTGCTGGTGCAGGACAGCCAGGACACCAAGCTGGACCGGCACCTGTTCAACGAAGCCTACCTGATGCACACCTCGACCAGCCCGCAATACAGCATCATCGCCAGCTGCGACGTGGCGGCGGCGATGATGGAGCCGCCGGGCGGCACCGCGCTGGTCGAGGAAAGCATCATGGAAAGCCTGGATTTCCGCCGCGCGATGCAGAAGGTCGACGCCGAATACGGCAATGACTGGTGGTTCCAGGTCTGGGGGCCGGACGCGCCCGAAGAGGAAGGCATCGGCCGGACCAAGCAATGGGTGCTGCGCCGCACCGATGCCGATGGCGTGCAGCAGGCCGATGGCGAGGACAGCTGGCACGGTTTCGGCGACATGGCGCCGGGTTTCAACATGCTGGACCCGATCAAGGCGACGATCATCACTCCCGGCCTCAACATCGACGGCCGGTTCGAGGAGGAAGGCATTCCCGCCTCGATCGTCACCAAGTACCTGGCCGAACATGGGGTCGTCGTCGAGAAGACCGGGCTCTACAGCTTTTTCATCATGTTCACCATCGGCATCACCAAGGGCCGCTGGAACACGCTGTTGACCGAGTTGCAGCAGTTCAAGGACGACTACGCCAAGAACCAGCCGATGTGGCGCGCGATGCCGGAATTCTGTGCCAAGCATCCGCGATATGAACAGATGGGCCTGCGCGACCTGTGCCAGCATGTACACGCGTTGTATTCGAAATACGACGTGGCGATCCTGTCGACCGAGATGTATCTGAGCGAGCTGACACCGGCGATGAAGCCCAGCGATGCCTTTGCCTGCATCGCCGCCCGCAAGACGCAGCGCGTGCCGATCGACGATCTGGAAGGGCGGATCACAACCAGCCTGGTCACGCCCTACCCGCCCGGCATTCCGCTGCTGATCCCCGGCGAGGTGTTCAACAGGCGGATCGTGGATTATCTGCGCTTCAACCGGACCTTCGCCCGGGAATGCCCGGGTTTCGAGACCGATATCCACGGTCTGGTGCAGGAAACGGACGAACACGGCAACGTCCAGTTCTTCGCCGATTGCGTGGCCGAGACCGCGACCTGA
- a CDS encoding carboxymuconolactone decarboxylase family protein, whose translation MSVKDRLADAKARQKTLSRAIPDTVAAFADLGKTVKAEGALSFKEKEYVALGIAVAIRCEPCILFHTEALIRLGATREEVAEVLATCVQMAGGPGLMYAGKALEVYDGLSADG comes from the coding sequence ATGAGCGTGAAAGACAGGCTGGCCGACGCGAAGGCACGGCAGAAAACCCTGAGCCGGGCCATTCCCGATACGGTGGCTGCCTTTGCCGACCTGGGCAAGACGGTCAAGGCGGAGGGGGCGCTGAGCTTCAAGGAAAAGGAATATGTCGCGCTTGGCATCGCCGTGGCGATCCGTTGCGAGCCCTGCATCCTGTTCCATACCGAGGCGCTGATCCGTCTGGGCGCCACCCGCGAGGAGGTGGCCGAGGTGCTGGCCACCTGCGTGCAGATGGCCGGCGGTCCGGGGCTGATGTATGCCGGCAAGGCACTGGAGGTCTATGACGGGCTGAGCGCGGACGGTTGA
- a CDS encoding EF-hand domain-containing protein, with translation MRILFLPFVLAASTALAQQQVPGAHFMENWDADADGQVTLAELQDKREQVFYMFDSDEDGMLDAEEYRMFDETRALDMQNNAANAGRGPMRRLSDGLQLAANDTDGDGQVSRDEFLTRSADWLARIDIDGDGVVTLADFRPGPGKGPAKAKP, from the coding sequence ATGCGTATTCTGTTTCTTCCCTTCGTTCTTGCCGCTTCGACGGCACTGGCCCAGCAACAGGTGCCCGGCGCGCATTTCATGGAAAACTGGGATGCCGATGCCGACGGGCAGGTCACGCTGGCCGAATTGCAGGACAAGCGCGAACAGGTTTTCTACATGTTCGACAGCGACGAAGACGGCATGCTGGACGCCGAAGAGTACCGGATGTTCGACGAAACCCGCGCGCTTGACATGCAGAACAACGCCGCGAATGCCGGCCGCGGTCCGATGCGCCGCCTGTCCGACGGGCTGCAACTGGCGGCCAATGATACCGATGGCGACGGCCAGGTCAGCCGCGATGAGTTCCTGACCCGCAGCGCCGACTGGCTGGCACGGATCGACATCGACGGCGACGGCGTGGTGACGCTGGCGGATTTCCGGCCCGGCCCAGGCAAGGGCCCGGCCAAGGCCAAGCCCTGA
- the pheT gene encoding phenylalanine--tRNA ligase subunit beta → MKFTLSWLKDHLDTTASVDEIAETLTDLGLEVEGIENPAARLADFTIGKVLHAEKHPDADKLKVCRVLTDEGEKQIVCGAPNARTGITVVVAKPGTYVPGIDTTIKVGNIRGVESHGMMASEREMELSDEHDGIIELPSGEVGQTFPDWLAENDPAKVDPVIEIAITPNRQDALGVHGIARDLAARGLGTLKPLPQERVEGQYPCPITVTIDADTAGAGGCHVFAGRLIRGVQNGPSPQWLQDRLKAIGLRPISALVDITNFFTYDRNRPLHVFDADKVTGNLRVHRAADGDTLVGLDEKTYTFSAGQVVISDDKAIESIGGIMGGLATGCTRETVNVFLEAAVWDHIQIANTGRALKINSDARYRNERGIDPAYNMQALEDATQMILDLCGGEPSNVVTAGKVPNTARSYRLDPARVVSLVGMDIPESDQRQTLTALGFKMEGNLAHVPSWRPDVMGEADLVEEVARIASLTKLKGQPLPRMNAGVPKPILSPMQKREQAARRTCAQLGYNECVTYSFIDSHAAALFSGGDDATMLANPISSEMSHMRPALLPGLLQAAARNQARGFMDLALFEVGHAFHGGEPGEQHLLVTGLLVGRTGPKDVHGNSRTVDLYDAKADCEAVLAAIGAPAKAQILRGASDWWHPGRHGMICLGPKKVLAVFGEIHPRVLRALDVKGPAMGFTLWPAEVPLPRKAGSTRPALALNDLQAVERDFAFVVDADVEALTLVNAAAGADKTLIEDVRVFDEFIGGSLGAGKKSLAITVRLQPTEKTLKDADIEAVSARIVDKVTKATGGVLRG, encoded by the coding sequence ATGAAATTCACCCTCTCCTGGCTGAAAGACCACCTCGACACCACGGCCTCCGTGGACGAGATCGCCGAGACGCTCACCGATCTGGGGCTCGAGGTCGAAGGGATCGAGAACCCGGCGGCAAGGCTGGCCGATTTCACCATCGGCAAGGTGCTGCATGCCGAAAAGCACCCCGATGCCGACAAGCTCAAGGTCTGCCGCGTCCTGACCGACGAGGGCGAGAAACAGATCGTCTGCGGTGCGCCCAACGCCCGCACCGGCATCACCGTCGTCGTGGCCAAGCCCGGCACCTACGTGCCCGGCATCGACACCACCATCAAGGTCGGCAATATCCGCGGCGTCGAATCCCACGGCATGATGGCCAGTGAACGCGAGATGGAGCTGTCGGACGAACATGACGGCATCATCGAGCTTCCCTCGGGCGAGGTCGGCCAGACCTTCCCCGACTGGCTGGCCGAAAACGACCCTGCCAAGGTCGACCCGGTGATCGAGATCGCCATCACCCCCAACCGCCAGGACGCCCTGGGGGTGCACGGCATCGCCCGCGATCTGGCCGCGCGCGGCCTCGGCACGCTCAAACCGCTGCCGCAGGAACGGGTCGAGGGGCAGTATCCCTGCCCGATCACCGTCACCATCGACGCCGACACGGCGGGCGCGGGCGGCTGCCATGTTTTCGCCGGCCGGCTGATCCGCGGCGTGCAGAACGGCCCCAGCCCGCAATGGCTGCAGGACCGGCTCAAGGCCATCGGGCTGCGGCCGATCTCGGCGCTCGTGGACATCACCAATTTCTTCACCTACGACCGCAACCGCCCGCTGCACGTCTTCGACGCCGACAAGGTCACCGGCAACCTGCGGGTGCACCGCGCGGCTGACGGCGACACGCTGGTGGGGCTGGACGAAAAGACCTACACCTTCTCGGCCGGGCAGGTGGTCATTTCGGACGACAAGGCCATCGAAAGCATCGGCGGCATCATGGGCGGGCTGGCCACCGGCTGCACGCGCGAGACGGTCAATGTCTTTCTCGAAGCCGCCGTCTGGGACCACATCCAGATCGCCAATACCGGCCGCGCGCTCAAGATCAATTCCGACGCGCGCTATCGCAACGAACGCGGCATCGATCCGGCCTACAACATGCAGGCGCTGGAAGACGCGACGCAGATGATCCTCGATCTCTGCGGCGGCGAGCCGTCGAACGTGGTGACGGCGGGCAAGGTGCCGAACACCGCGCGCAGCTACCGGCTCGATCCCGCGCGCGTCGTCAGCCTGGTGGGCATGGACATTCCCGAATCCGACCAGCGCCAGACCCTGACCGCGCTCGGCTTCAAGATGGAGGGCAACCTTGCCCATGTCCCATCCTGGCGGCCCGACGTGATGGGCGAAGCCGACCTGGTCGAGGAAGTCGCGCGCATCGCCTCGCTGACCAAGCTCAAGGGTCAGCCGCTGCCGCGGATGAACGCCGGCGTGCCGAAACCGATCCTGTCGCCAATGCAGAAACGCGAACAGGCGGCACGGCGCACGTGCGCACAACTTGGATACAACGAATGCGTCACCTACAGCTTCATCGACAGTCACGCGGCGGCGCTGTTCAGCGGCGGTGATGACGCGACGATGCTGGCCAATCCGATCAGTTCCGAGATGAGCCACATGCGCCCGGCACTGCTGCCCGGCCTGCTTCAGGCCGCGGCACGCAACCAGGCGCGCGGCTTCATGGATCTCGCGCTGTTCGAGGTCGGTCACGCGTTTCACGGTGGCGAACCCGGTGAACAGCACCTGCTGGTCACCGGCCTGCTGGTCGGCCGCACCGGCCCCAAGGATGTGCACGGCAACAGCCGCACGGTCGACCTGTATGACGCCAAGGCCGATTGCGAGGCCGTGCTGGCCGCCATCGGTGCCCCCGCCAAGGCGCAGATCCTGCGCGGCGCCAGCGATTGGTGGCATCCGGGCCGGCACGGCATGATCTGCCTCGGCCCGAAAAAGGTGCTGGCGGTGTTCGGCGAAATCCATCCCCGCGTGCTGCGTGCGCTGGATGTGAAGGGCCCCGCGATGGGTTTCACCCTCTGGCCCGCCGAAGTGCCGCTGCCGCGCAAGGCCGGGTCGACCCGGCCGGCCCTGGCGTTGAACGATCTGCAGGCGGTGGAACGCGATTTCGCCTTCGTGGTGGATGCCGATGTCGAAGCGCTGACCCTGGTCAACGCCGCCGCCGGTGCCGACAAGACGCTGATCGAGGATGTCCGCGTCTTCGACGAATTCATCGGCGGAAGCCTCGGCGCGGGCAAGAAATCGCTGGCCATCACCGTGCGGCTTCAGCCCACGGAAAAGACCCTCAAGGACGCCGACATCGAAGCCGTGTCGGCCAGGATCGTCGACAAGGTGACCAAGGCGACGGGCGGGGTGCTGCGCGGCTAG
- the pheS gene encoding phenylalanine--tRNA ligase subunit alpha, producing the protein MDDLRDKFLTLIADASDEAALEAIRVAAVGKKGEVALKMRELGKMTPEERQVAGPALNALKDEINAALAAKKAGLEDAALDERLRGEWLDVTLPGRTRRQGTIHPISQVTEEVTAIFADMGFSVAEGPQIDSDWYNFDALNIPGHHPARAEMDTFYMHRDPGDNRPPHVLRTHTSPVQIRHMETHGAPCRVIAPGRVYRADYDQTHTPMFHQVEGLAIDRDISMANLKWVLEEFVKAFFEVDEVELRFRASHFPFTEPSAEVDIRCSWEGGALKVGEGDDWLEILGSGMVHPKVLENAGVDPNEWQGFAFGMGIDRIAMLKYGIPDLRAFFDSDLRWLRHYGFAALDVPTLHGGLSR; encoded by the coding sequence ATGGACGATCTGCGCGACAAATTCCTGACCCTGATTGCCGACGCGTCGGACGAAGCCGCGCTCGAAGCGATCCGCGTCGCCGCCGTCGGCAAGAAGGGCGAGGTGGCGCTCAAGATGCGCGAACTGGGCAAGATGACGCCCGAGGAACGCCAGGTCGCCGGCCCCGCGCTGAACGCGCTCAAGGACGAGATCAACGCGGCCCTGGCCGCCAAGAAGGCCGGGCTCGAGGATGCCGCGCTGGACGAACGGCTGCGCGGCGAATGGCTGGATGTCACGCTGCCCGGCCGCACCCGCCGCCAGGGCACGATCCACCCGATTTCCCAGGTCACCGAAGAGGTCACGGCGATCTTTGCCGATATGGGCTTTTCCGTCGCCGAAGGCCCGCAGATCGACAGCGACTGGTACAATTTCGACGCGCTGAACATCCCCGGCCACCACCCTGCGCGGGCCGAGATGGACACCTTCTACATGCACCGCGATCCGGGCGACAACCGCCCGCCGCACGTGCTGCGCACCCATACCTCGCCGGTGCAGATCCGGCACATGGAGACGCATGGCGCCCCCTGCCGGGTGATCGCGCCCGGCCGCGTCTACCGCGCCGATTACGACCAGACACACACGCCGATGTTCCACCAGGTCGAAGGGCTGGCGATCGACCGCGACATTTCCATGGCCAACCTGAAATGGGTGCTCGAGGAATTCGTGAAAGCCTTCTTCGAGGTCGACGAGGTCGAACTGCGCTTCCGCGCCTCGCATTTCCCCTTCACCGAACCGTCCGCCGAGGTCGACATCCGCTGTTCCTGGGAAGGCGGCGCACTGAAAGTGGGCGAAGGCGACGACTGGCTGGAAATCTTGGGCAGCGGCATGGTCCATCCCAAGGTGCTGGAAAACGCCGGCGTCGATCCGAACGAATGGCAGGGCTTCGCCTTCGGCATGGGGATCGACCGGATCGCCATGCTGAAATACGGCATCCCCGACCTGCGCGCCTTCTTCGATTCAGACCTGCGCTGGCTGCGGCATTACGGGTTTGCGGCGCTGGACGTGCCGACCTTGCATGGCGGGTTGAGCCGATGA
- a CDS encoding SGNH/GDSL hydrolase family protein, with amino-acid sequence MRVWAVLAMLVAVGACGRGVPPDARVVVAGDSVMAWNRVQGGSVADHLARLLDEPVGDVSLPFARVTGDRPGGMDIRRQVDGLAPDWIVLNGGANDLRAECGCTGCDAVLDRLLSADGGAGAIAGMVGQLRADGARVLWADYYTAPRFAGTACTGPYDVLSQRLRRMAARDDGVVLVDMADVLPSGDAALFAWDGVHPSGEGSRRIAELIAARLRAADPALYGG; translated from the coding sequence ATGCGGGTCTGGGCGGTTCTGGCGATGCTTGTGGCGGTCGGCGCCTGCGGACGCGGCGTGCCGCCGGATGCGCGGGTCGTGGTGGCCGGCGATTCCGTGATGGCGTGGAACCGGGTGCAGGGCGGGTCGGTCGCCGACCACCTTGCGCGGTTGCTGGACGAGCCGGTGGGCGACGTGTCGCTGCCCTTTGCCCGGGTGACGGGCGACCGGCCCGGCGGGATGGATATCCGGCGGCAGGTCGACGGGCTGGCGCCGGACTGGATCGTGCTGAACGGCGGCGCCAACGACCTGCGCGCCGAATGCGGCTGCACCGGCTGCGATGCGGTGCTGGACCGGCTTTTGAGCGCGGATGGCGGTGCCGGTGCGATTGCCGGGATGGTGGGGCAGTTGCGGGCCGATGGGGCGCGGGTGCTGTGGGCCGATTACTATACCGCGCCGCGCTTTGCGGGCACCGCCTGCACCGGACCTTATGACGTGCTTTCCCAGCGGCTGCGGCGGATGGCGGCGCGCGATGACGGCGTGGTGCTGGTCGACATGGCCGATGTTCTGCCGTCCGGAGATGCAGCGCTGTTCGCCTGGGACGGCGTCCATCCGTCGGGGGAAGGGTCGCGGCGGATCGCGGAACTGATCGCGGCGCGGCTGCGCGCGGCCGATCCGGCGTTGTACGGCGGCTGA
- a CDS encoding acyltransferase family protein, which produces MAQTCLMAHAERYHGLDLLRAVAMLLGLVLHGALIYTAPSVVGDLPVASGLEPPQASPATWAVVIWIHQWRMPAFFLLAGFFAELVIARRGARAFLADRAVRILGALAVFSVLFTLIFARPWGVLDHMWFLWFLSLFCLTAWAAHGMGLRRELRAMAWPVQRLPRMIWLVVPVAALNLAGREAGIWHIIPDQIGQLDRLVGALPYFAAFVIGQMLFHTRDRLAELRRPRVWMGCIAAGALAYVLSLGLMGAEPWPVLPMAVFSAVASLGWTFGLIGLAQWAVPARSAAIDWLVRLSYPVYIFHLYLILGVSALLASAGLAQGWVIVLSAFVTFWLCVVLYYLLVKYTPLDWVLNGYGRAWFKWPWGTNGATKKAAP; this is translated from the coding sequence ATGGCCCAAACCTGCCTCATGGCGCATGCGGAACGCTATCATGGCCTGGACCTGTTGCGCGCGGTGGCGATGCTGCTGGGGCTCGTCCTGCACGGGGCACTGATCTATACCGCGCCGTCGGTCGTGGGTGACCTGCCGGTCGCGTCGGGGCTGGAGCCGCCGCAGGCCAGCCCGGCGACCTGGGCGGTGGTGATCTGGATCCACCAATGGCGGATGCCGGCGTTTTTCCTGCTGGCCGGGTTCTTTGCCGAACTGGTGATAGCCCGGCGCGGGGCGCGGGCCTTTCTGGCCGACCGGGCGGTGCGCATCCTGGGCGCGTTGGCGGTGTTTTCGGTTCTGTTCACGCTGATCTTCGCGCGGCCCTGGGGCGTGCTGGATCACATGTGGTTCCTCTGGTTCCTGAGCCTGTTCTGCCTGACGGCCTGGGCCGCGCATGGGATGGGTCTGCGGCGAGAATTGCGCGCGATGGCCTGGCCGGTGCAGCGGTTGCCGCGCATGATCTGGCTGGTGGTGCCGGTGGCTGCACTGAACCTGGCGGGCCGCGAGGCGGGTATCTGGCACATCATCCCCGACCAGATCGGGCAGTTGGACAGGCTGGTGGGCGCCCTGCCCTATTTCGCCGCCTTCGTCATCGGGCAGATGCTGTTCCACACGCGTGACCGCCTGGCCGAGCTGCGCCGTCCGCGCGTCTGGATGGGCTGCATCGCCGCGGGCGCGCTGGCCTATGTGCTGAGCCTGGGACTGATGGGCGCCGAGCCCTGGCCGGTGCTGCCGATGGCGGTTTTCAGCGCGGTCGCGTCGCTGGGATGGACCTTTGGCCTGATCGGGCTGGCGCAATGGGCGGTGCCGGCCCGGAGTGCCGCGATCGACTGGCTGGTGCGGCTGTCCTACCCTGTCTACATCTTCCACCTGTACCTGATCCTCGGCGTCTCGGCGCTTTTGGCGTCGGCCGGGCTGGCGCAAGGCTGGGTGATCGTCCTGTCGGCCTTCGTGACCTTCTGGCTGTGCGTCGTTCTGTACTACCTGCTTGTGAAATACACTCCGCTGGACTGGGTGCTGAACGGCTATGGGCGGGCCTGGTTCAAATGGCCCTGGGGGACCAATGGCGCAACGAAAAAGGCCGCCCCCTGA
- the rplT gene encoding 50S ribosomal protein L20: MSRTKGGTVTHARHKKVIKAAKGYYGRRKNTFKVAAQAVDKANQYATRDRKNRKRNFRALWIQRINAAVRAHDEALTYSRFINGLTLAGIEVDRKVLADLAVHEPEAFAAIVAQAKGALAA; encoded by the coding sequence ATGTCCCGTACCAAAGGCGGAACCGTCACCCACGCACGTCACAAGAAGGTCATCAAGGCCGCCAAGGGCTATTACGGCCGGCGCAAGAACACCTTCAAGGTCGCGGCCCAGGCCGTCGACAAGGCCAACCAGTACGCCACCCGCGACCGCAAGAACCGCAAGCGCAACTTCCGCGCCCTGTGGATCCAGCGGATCAACGCCGCCGTGCGCGCCCATGACGAGGCTCTGACCTATTCGCGCTTCATCAACGGCCTGACGCTGGCCGGGATCGAGGTCGACCGCAAGGTTCTCGCCGATCTCGCCGTGCACGAGCCCGAAGCATTCGCCGCCATCGTGGCCCAGGCCAAAGGCGCCCTGGCCGCCTGA
- the rpmI gene encoding 50S ribosomal protein L35, whose product MPKMKTKSSAKKRFKVSATGKVISAQAGKRHGMIKRTKKFIRDARGTTTLSAPDAKIVKGYMPYDR is encoded by the coding sequence ATGCCCAAGATGAAGACCAAGTCGAGCGCCAAGAAGCGCTTCAAGGTAAGCGCGACCGGAAAGGTCATCAGCGCCCAGGCCGGCAAGCGCCACGGCATGATCAAGCGCACCAAGAAATTCATCCGCGACGCGCGCGGCACGACCACCCTGTCGGCCCCCGACGCCAAGATCGTCAAGGGCTATATGCCCTACGACCGCTGA
- the pyk gene encoding pyruvate kinase has translation MKRNRNVKIVATLGPASSTYEMIRGLHEAGADVFRLNMSHGSHAEIEERHKIIRQVEKDLDSPIAILADLQGPKLRVGEFANGSEELEWGEPFRLDLDKAPGDKSRVCLPHPEIFQALEPGATLLVNDGKIRLRVDDCSPEHAGCTVIAGGTISNRKGVNVPDVILPLAALSDKDRKDLDFVCGLGIDWLALSFVQRPEDVTEARTLAGGRAAILSKIEKPAAVRNFEEILEVSDGIMVARGDLGVELPVQNVPPIQKRLVRRCRSMAKPVIVATQMLESMIESPMPTRAEVSDVSNAIYEGADAIMLSAESAAGQYPVEAVSTMNAVAVEVENDPTYREIIEASRTAKRHTVADGIVAAAREIAETTDIKAICCFTSSGTTAAKVARERPRVPIIAMTSQRGVARRLALTWGTQCVMTGELERFKQAVVNAARAVRAAGLGTETDQIVVTAGVPFNQPGTTNILRVAPCDERLIFRTDPE, from the coding sequence ATGAAACGCAACCGCAATGTGAAGATCGTGGCCACGCTGGGCCCGGCCTCGTCGACCTACGAAATGATCCGCGGCCTGCACGAAGCGGGCGCCGATGTCTTCCGGCTCAACATGAGCCACGGCAGCCATGCCGAGATCGAAGAGCGGCACAAGATCATCCGCCAGGTGGAAAAGGATCTCGACAGCCCGATCGCCATTCTCGCCGACCTGCAGGGTCCGAAACTGCGGGTGGGCGAGTTCGCCAACGGGTCCGAGGAACTGGAATGGGGCGAACCGTTCCGGCTCGATCTCGACAAGGCACCGGGCGACAAGAGCCGCGTCTGCCTGCCGCATCCGGAAATCTTCCAGGCACTTGAACCGGGTGCCACGTTGCTGGTCAACGATGGCAAGATCCGCCTGCGCGTCGACGATTGCAGTCCCGAACATGCCGGCTGCACGGTGATCGCCGGCGGCACGATTTCCAACCGCAAGGGCGTGAACGTGCCCGACGTCATCCTGCCGCTGGCTGCCCTGTCGGACAAGGACCGCAAGGATCTCGACTTCGTCTGCGGACTGGGCATCGACTGGCTGGCGCTCAGCTTCGTCCAGCGCCCCGAGGACGTGACCGAGGCGCGCACGCTGGCCGGTGGCCGCGCCGCGATCCTGTCGAAGATCGAAAAACCCGCCGCGGTCCGCAACTTCGAAGAGATCCTCGAAGTGTCGGACGGCATCATGGTCGCCCGCGGCGACCTGGGCGTCGAATTGCCGGTGCAGAACGTGCCGCCGATCCAGAAACGCCTGGTGCGCCGCTGCCGGTCGATGGCCAAGCCGGTGATCGTGGCCACCCAGATGCTGGAATCGATGATCGAATCGCCGATGCCCACACGGGCCGAAGTCAGCGACGTGTCCAACGCCATCTACGAAGGCGCGGACGCGATCATGCTGTCGGCGGAATCGGCCGCCGGGCAATACCCGGTCGAGGCGGTCAGCACGATGAACGCCGTCGCCGTCGAGGTCGAGAACGACCCCACCTATCGCGAGATCATCGAGGCCAGCCGCACCGCCAAGCGCCACACCGTCGCCGACGGCATCGTCGCGGCCGCGCGCGAGATCGCCGAGACCACCGACATCAAGGCGATCTGCTGCTTCACCTCGTCCGGCACCACCGCCGCCAAGGTCGCCCGGGAACGCCCGCGGGTGCCGATCATCGCCATGACCTCGCAGCGCGGCGTCGCGCGGCGCCTGGCGCTGACCTGGGGCACGCAATGCGTGATGACGGGCGAACTCGAGCGCTTCAAGCAGGCCGTGGTCAACGCCGCCCGCGCGGTGCGCGCAGCCGGCCTGGGCACCGAAACCGACCAGATCGTGGTGACCGCCGGCGTGCCGTTCAACCAGCCCGGAACCACCAATATTCTCAGGGTTGCGCCTTGTGACGAACGTTTGATCTTCCGCACCGACCCGGAGTAA